In Parasegetibacter sp. NRK P23, a single genomic region encodes these proteins:
- a CDS encoding ATP-binding protein: MEMVIGRKEEMRILDHKLSTGSPELIAVYGRRRVGKTYLIRTYLKKNIVFELAGIHGAKMGDQLKNFSLALGRAINSPAPIATANSWLEAFYDLDKYLLDKIDPEKPAVLFFDEFPWLHTHRSNFLRAFDHWWNSSGTKRPNLKVVICGSAASWMIEKILNDKGGLHNRVTQTIRLLPFTLSETDMYLKYKGVQLDHYQTLQVYMAIGGIPYYLQHILPGESAAQIIDRLCFTTNGPLRTEFKNLFESLFIHSDQHEKVIRALVKRAKGLTRDEIINECGFTTGGGTTKMLKELEESGFISSYIPFGKSVNENIYRLSDEYALFYQKFIENAKATGDGTWLRQIQTQSYKSWSGFAFESVCHKHSKQIKKALGIGDVLTEESSWRYLPPKGSGMQGAQIDLLLDRQDRTINVCEMKFAGDEFVIDKKYAEELDSKLNVFKRETGTKKSLFLSMITTYGVRKNNYYTGRVLREVKMEDLFD; the protein is encoded by the coding sequence ATGGAAATGGTTATAGGGAGGAAAGAAGAAATGAGAATCTTAGACCATAAGCTTTCTACAGGCAGCCCGGAATTAATCGCTGTGTATGGAAGAAGACGGGTCGGAAAGACCTATCTGATTCGCACTTATTTGAAAAAAAATATTGTATTTGAACTGGCCGGTATTCATGGCGCTAAGATGGGCGACCAGTTGAAGAACTTTAGCCTGGCACTGGGGAGAGCAATCAACAGCCCTGCGCCAATAGCAACTGCCAATAGCTGGCTGGAAGCATTTTATGATCTGGATAAATATCTATTGGATAAAATCGATCCGGAAAAGCCAGCGGTTCTTTTTTTTGATGAGTTTCCCTGGCTGCATACACACAGGTCAAATTTTCTTCGCGCGTTTGATCATTGGTGGAATAGCTCTGGGACAAAACGCCCTAATCTCAAAGTGGTGATATGCGGATCAGCAGCTTCCTGGATGATTGAGAAAATTTTAAATGACAAGGGAGGCCTTCACAACCGGGTCACCCAAACAATAAGGCTTCTGCCATTTACATTGAGTGAAACGGACATGTATTTAAAGTACAAAGGAGTCCAACTGGATCATTACCAAACGCTGCAGGTCTATATGGCTATCGGTGGCATTCCATACTATTTACAACATATTTTACCTGGAGAAAGTGCCGCGCAAATAATAGATCGTCTCTGTTTCACCACGAACGGACCGTTACGAACCGAGTTTAAAAATTTATTTGAATCATTGTTTATACATTCTGATCAACACGAAAAAGTAATACGCGCGCTTGTAAAAAGAGCCAAGGGTTTGACAAGAGACGAAATTATTAATGAATGTGGTTTCACGACCGGCGGTGGCACCACAAAAATGCTCAAAGAACTCGAAGAGTCAGGGTTTATTTCAAGCTATATTCCGTTTGGCAAATCCGTGAATGAAAATATCTATAGGCTATCCGATGAATACGCTCTTTTTTATCAGAAATTTATTGAAAATGCCAAAGCTACTGGTGACGGAACCTGGCTCAGACAAATCCAAACGCAATCATATAAAAGCTGGAGTGGATTCGCATTTGAATCTGTTTGCCATAAGCACAGCAAGCAAATTAAAAAGGCACTTGGGATAGGGGATGTTCTAACAGAAGAGTCCTCCTGGCGATATCTTCCACCAAAAGGAAGCGGAATGCAGGGAGCACAGATTGACTTGTTGCTGGATCGGCAGGATCGGACAATTAATGTTTGCGAGATGAAATTCGCAGGTGATGAATTCGTAATTGATAAGAAATATGCGGAGGAGTTAGACAGCAAGCTAAATGTATTCAAACGGGAGACTGGTACAAAGAAATCACTATTTCTTTCCATGATTACAACCTATGGTGTTCGGAAAAACAATTATTATACGGGTAGAGTGCTACGGGAAGTGAAAATGGAGGATTTGTTTGATTAA
- a CDS encoding RNA polymerase sigma-70 factor yields MRKDMDIAQLFYRICQDQCVHSYEALFSSLSPKLIHFSAAILGSFVQAEEIVSDVFIMVWQKRHQLTHITRPLPYLYTCTRNRSLNELSQKKNFISFDELDTDALAVVPAVEHHLVSREVQLALEKAISELPPRCQLIFRLIRMDGLSYNEVAELLHISSKTVDAQLAVALKKLSLAIKLNMSAEIAHCYLAEKNC; encoded by the coding sequence ATGCGGAAGGACATGGACATAGCGCAACTGTTTTACCGGATATGCCAGGACCAATGTGTGCATTCGTATGAGGCCTTGTTCTCTTCGCTGTCGCCGAAACTTATTCATTTTTCCGCGGCGATTCTGGGTTCCTTTGTTCAGGCGGAGGAGATTGTTTCAGATGTATTTATTATGGTTTGGCAGAAACGCCACCAGTTGACCCATATTACCCGCCCGCTTCCTTATCTGTACACCTGCACCAGAAACAGGTCGCTTAATGAGTTGTCGCAGAAAAAGAATTTTATCTCCTTTGATGAACTGGATACGGATGCGCTTGCCGTTGTACCGGCTGTGGAACACCACCTGGTGTCCAGGGAGGTACAGCTTGCGCTTGAAAAGGCCATCAGCGAATTGCCGCCCCGCTGCCAGTTGATATTCCGGCTTATACGCATGGATGGTCTTTCTTACAATGAGGTGGCGGAACTGCTTCATATTTCTTCCAAAACCGTAGATGCGCAACTCGCAGTCGCGTTAAAAAAATTGTCCCTTGCCATTAAGTTGAATATGTCTGCTGAAATCGCGCATTGTTACCTGGCTGAAAAAAATTGCTGA
- a CDS encoding FecR family protein — protein MKEKINDRIWQLLARRTAGEILPEEAEELDRLMQEHPDASFVAEVLQYGWTDKFRPYSKPEAERLMARHKERLAAAEALKEVVDGIEVSIEKSNTVRWLRYSSVAAAVVLVFFATWKFAFRHKHHQDTDTVHFAKATSTPKGKKTRLNLPDGSTVWLNASSTLEYENTFSGPTRNVRLSGEAYFEIAKDSNRPFFVHTNAFKLRVLGTGFNVRAYPDEDSATASLVHGSVEVIAAVSRERIMLKPNEQVILPSGTADKKDVSAAAKPASGIKATVQSRSMMTTIQDSILVETAWKNNTIAFKKMPLERVAVMLENWFNVVIRFRKAERKTLLFTGVFKGESLNGILETLEATGSFHYTMDKEGTIWIE, from the coding sequence ATGAAAGAAAAGATAAACGACCGCATCTGGCAACTCCTTGCACGCAGAACGGCGGGAGAGATACTCCCGGAAGAAGCGGAAGAACTTGACCGGTTGATGCAGGAACATCCTGATGCGTCTTTTGTTGCTGAAGTATTGCAATATGGCTGGACCGACAAGTTCCGGCCTTATAGTAAACCCGAGGCCGAAAGGTTGATGGCACGACACAAAGAACGGCTTGCGGCTGCGGAAGCTTTAAAGGAGGTGGTTGACGGTATCGAGGTTTCAATTGAAAAATCGAATACAGTCCGTTGGCTTCGGTATAGCAGCGTGGCCGCGGCTGTGGTACTGGTTTTTTTTGCTACGTGGAAATTCGCGTTCCGGCACAAGCATCATCAGGATACCGATACCGTGCATTTTGCCAAGGCAACTTCAACACCAAAGGGTAAAAAAACACGGCTTAACCTGCCCGATGGCTCCACCGTATGGCTCAATGCATCCAGTACCCTTGAATATGAAAACACATTCAGCGGCCCTACCAGAAACGTGCGCCTGAGCGGAGAGGCGTATTTCGAAATCGCCAAAGACAGTAACCGTCCCTTTTTTGTGCATACCAATGCTTTTAAACTGCGTGTACTTGGAACGGGGTTTAATGTGAGGGCTTATCCGGACGAAGACAGCGCCACGGCTTCGCTGGTCCACGGATCGGTTGAGGTGATTGCTGCCGTGAGCAGGGAACGCATCATGCTGAAGCCAAATGAGCAGGTAATATTGCCTTCGGGTACAGCGGATAAAAAAGACGTAAGCGCCGCGGCAAAACCGGCCTCCGGAATTAAAGCGACTGTGCAGAGCAGATCGATGATGACTACTATCCAGGATTCAATTTTAGTAGAAACCGCCTGGAAAAACAACACGATCGCTTTTAAGAAGATGCCACTGGAGCGGGTGGCGGTTATGCTGGAAAACTGGTTTAACGTGGTCATACGATTCAGGAAGGCGGAGCGAAAAACACTTTTGTTTACCGGTGTTTTCAAAGGTGAATCACTGAACGGCATTCTTGAAACACTGGAAGCAACAGGCTCCTTCCACTATACGATGGATAAAGAAGGAACTATCTGGATCGAATAA
- a CDS encoding SusC/RagA family TonB-linked outer membrane protein: MKLSVFFLFVCCVQIHANGHAQKITLSASKLSLEKVFHCIEAQTEYRFVYNDDYVPLNRKINLEAGELSVQQLLGKALAGTTLGFRMMKGNLVLIAPRGNEYKDMAVTGRVLNALGEPLQGVSVQLKNASVGTATDEAGRFELTIPEQGVLVFSFVGYNQQEVPLEGRSSITVTLNAIENSMNEVVVVGYGAQKKISVTGAVDQIAGKELAKRPIANVFQGLQGLSPGLNITYPGGRPGATPSINVRGVTTLTGGGAAPLIIIDGIAGTTDDLLRVSPADIASITVLRDAASAAIYGARAAFGVVLITTKQGAGNGKQRVSYNNYFSRSRSTVLPDQVTDPYIYSRVLETSTDNTPWDYVNYTDYQYQWAKERSENPAVEDTRIDPNNPNRWIYMGSNNWNDYFFNRSSSSQNHNISFSGGADMGKGKPFGYLISADYTKENGLNKLARDDWNRYALRARMNFSPVKGLKIDNNLNVYQTITSSPSYSITDLYYLQPTQVAKNPDGTWANTGAGRLGAQLTDGGRNEQTRFGFQNIFRGVASFLDNSLTITGSASMKRELWRYNTDFQKYKIGFGPEDIREEGGSGSVSVRNGTVKHDVYDLYANYSKTLGADHDLKLMAGFNQEEYVWSYEQAARDVLISSALPYLSLTTGTATLSADYTTYALRSFFGRLNYTYKGRYILEANGRRDGSSRFPRQRRYGFFPSVSAAWIASEEDFMRGLSLLSTLKLRVSYGDLGNQNVSDFGYIQTLPTGRSSYIINNAFPTIVTGAPSLAIDPDTYTWEKVNTFNLGTDIGLLNNRVQIGFDYFIRNTTGMLGPVAELPAVLGAAAPVQNVADLSTRGFELTAGYRNTFNLGSKPFTFGTRVILSDSRSKITRYKNDLSLLNNYRVGQYIGEIWGLENDGYFESADAVSKLDQSAIVPWGALEVVEGWPRYVDQNKDGKITMGNTETAPGDLKKIGNSSTRYRFGVNLDMEWRGFDLSVFLQGVGKQDFYPQHYLFWGPYQQPYAGIYPWNLDYYRGESETGTDRDRHSASYLAAGLADENKGAYFPILQSWMADNNYGAGLDIPQTKYMLNAAYLRVKNLTLGYTLPASVTRSIKASRVRVFFTGENLFEFSSIKKYFDPEAVADGYGWAYPFQRKYAAGVNLDF, encoded by the coding sequence ATGAAACTTTCCGTGTTTTTCCTGTTCGTATGTTGTGTGCAGATTCACGCAAACGGACATGCGCAAAAAATAACCTTATCAGCCTCAAAGCTCAGTCTTGAAAAGGTTTTTCATTGTATTGAAGCACAGACGGAATACCGATTTGTGTATAATGATGACTATGTGCCATTGAACCGGAAGATAAACCTGGAAGCCGGGGAGCTGAGCGTACAGCAACTGCTGGGAAAGGCCCTTGCCGGTACCACACTTGGTTTCCGTATGATGAAAGGGAACCTGGTGTTGATAGCACCTCGTGGTAATGAGTATAAAGATATGGCTGTTACGGGAAGGGTGCTGAATGCCCTGGGTGAGCCGCTTCAGGGCGTAAGTGTACAATTGAAGAATGCTTCCGTAGGAACCGCTACGGATGAAGCCGGCAGGTTTGAGTTGACTATACCGGAGCAGGGCGTGCTGGTGTTTTCCTTTGTTGGGTATAACCAACAGGAAGTTCCGTTGGAAGGGCGCTCATCGATTACCGTTACACTCAATGCGATTGAAAATTCAATGAACGAAGTTGTGGTGGTAGGTTACGGCGCGCAGAAAAAAATCAGCGTAACCGGCGCCGTGGACCAGATCGCTGGCAAAGAACTTGCGAAACGCCCTATCGCCAATGTTTTCCAGGGGTTGCAGGGATTGAGTCCCGGACTGAATATTACTTATCCCGGCGGAAGGCCCGGTGCCACGCCATCCATCAATGTGCGCGGTGTTACAACGCTGACTGGCGGCGGCGCGGCGCCACTGATTATTATTGATGGTATTGCCGGCACCACTGATGACCTGCTGCGTGTGAGTCCGGCTGATATCGCCTCCATCACCGTACTCCGTGATGCTGCTTCCGCGGCGATTTATGGCGCCAGAGCGGCGTTTGGCGTAGTCCTTATCACCACGAAGCAGGGTGCGGGTAACGGCAAGCAGCGCGTGAGTTACAACAACTACTTCTCCAGGTCGCGCAGTACCGTGTTGCCCGACCAGGTTACTGATCCGTACATTTATTCCAGGGTGCTGGAGACATCTACAGACAATACACCCTGGGACTATGTAAACTATACGGACTACCAGTACCAGTGGGCAAAGGAGCGTTCCGAAAATCCTGCTGTTGAGGACACCAGGATTGATCCCAATAATCCCAATCGCTGGATTTATATGGGCAGCAACAACTGGAATGATTATTTTTTCAACAGGTCAAGTTCGTCACAAAACCATAACATCAGTTTCAGCGGCGGTGCCGATATGGGAAAGGGAAAGCCTTTCGGTTACCTGATTTCAGCGGATTACACCAAAGAAAACGGCCTGAACAAACTCGCCAGGGACGACTGGAACAGGTATGCCCTGCGCGCAAGGATGAACTTTAGTCCGGTAAAGGGATTGAAAATAGACAACAACCTGAATGTCTATCAGACCATCACTTCCTCTCCCAGTTATTCAATCACTGACCTGTATTACCTGCAGCCCACACAGGTGGCAAAAAATCCTGATGGAACATGGGCCAACACCGGTGCCGGGCGACTTGGCGCGCAACTGACAGACGGCGGTCGCAACGAACAGACACGATTTGGTTTCCAGAATATTTTCCGCGGCGTGGCCAGTTTTCTTGACAACAGCCTGACGATAACCGGAAGCGCCAGCATGAAACGAGAACTATGGCGCTACAACACGGATTTTCAGAAATACAAGATCGGATTCGGTCCTGAAGATATCCGCGAAGAGGGGGGAAGCGGCTCTGTGAGTGTGCGGAACGGAACGGTGAAGCATGATGTATATGATCTTTACGCCAACTATAGCAAAACACTGGGAGCTGACCATGACCTGAAGTTGATGGCCGGTTTTAACCAGGAAGAGTACGTATGGTCCTATGAACAGGCCGCGCGGGACGTATTGATATCTTCGGCCCTGCCTTATCTTTCGCTTACTACCGGAACCGCCACGCTGAGTGCGGATTACACCACTTACGCTTTGCGTAGTTTTTTCGGAAGGCTTAACTATACCTACAAAGGCAGGTATATCCTGGAGGCCAATGGCCGCCGCGACGGCTCTTCCCGATTCCCCAGGCAAAGAAGGTACGGCTTCTTTCCATCTGTATCCGCTGCCTGGATCGCCAGCGAAGAGGACTTTATGCGCGGGCTCAGTTTATTGTCCACGCTTAAATTGAGGGTTTCCTATGGTGATCTCGGTAACCAGAATGTAAGTGATTTCGGATATATTCAAACGCTTCCAACCGGAAGGTCGTCCTACATCATCAACAACGCGTTTCCTACTATAGTAACTGGCGCGCCTTCACTGGCCATTGATCCGGACACTTATACCTGGGAAAAGGTAAACACCTTCAACCTGGGCACCGATATCGGTTTGCTGAACAACAGGGTCCAGATCGGATTCGATTATTTCATCCGAAATACCACTGGTATGCTTGGCCCCGTGGCTGAACTGCCGGCTGTACTGGGTGCAGCCGCACCGGTTCAGAATGTGGCGGACCTCTCTACGCGGGGCTTTGAACTGACCGCGGGTTACCGCAACACGTTTAACCTCGGTTCCAAACCATTTACATTTGGTACCAGGGTAATCCTCTCTGATTCGCGCAGTAAAATAACACGCTATAAAAATGACCTGTCTCTGTTGAACAATTACAGGGTGGGGCAATACATCGGGGAAATCTGGGGGCTGGAAAACGATGGCTATTTTGAATCCGCCGATGCGGTAAGCAAGCTTGACCAGTCGGCGATCGTTCCCTGGGGCGCATTGGAAGTGGTGGAAGGATGGCCACGGTATGTGGACCAGAACAAGGATGGCAAGATTACCATGGGCAATACGGAAACAGCGCCCGGCGATCTTAAAAAAATCGGCAACAGCAGCACCCGTTACCGGTTTGGGGTGAACCTGGATATGGAATGGCGCGGTTTCGATTTGTCCGTGTTCCTTCAGGGCGTGGGCAAGCAGGATTTTTACCCGCAGCATTACCTTTTCTGGGGGCCCTACCAACAACCTTACGCCGGGATTTATCCCTGGAACCTGGACTATTACCGTGGAGAATCTGAAACAGGCACTGACCGCGACAGGCATTCGGCTTCTTACCTCGCCGCGGGGCTCGCCGATGAAAATAAGGGCGCTTATTTCCCTATCCTGCAATCCTGGATGGCCGATAACAACTACGGAGCCGGACTGGATATTCCGCAAACGAAATACATGCTGAACGCGGCTTACCTGCGTGTTAAAAATCTCACGTTGGGCTATACGCTGCCTGCGTCGGTGACCAGGAGCATAAAAGCAAGTCGTGTCCGCGTATTTTTCACCGGAGAGAACCTGTTTGAATTCTCCTCCATCAAAAAGTACTTTGATCCGGAAGCGGTGGCGGATGGATACGGCTGGGCCTACCCTTTCCAACGGAAGTACGCTGCCGGTGTAAACCTTGATTTCTAA
- a CDS encoding RagB/SusD family nutrient uptake outer membrane protein, whose amino-acid sequence MKKHHICLFLCMAFVMASCKKDFMDRFPQTSIPPDLFFNTEEDLQLYVNGLVSIPGRGNYLADQNTDDKATTGAQEIKSMMTGTPNSQNITSGWSWGRLRNINYFLENYDRAAVPQATKNHYAGLARYYRAEFYMGMVKRFSNVPWYSTTLTPGDDQALYKARDPRALVIDSIMADLAFASAHVRETVPTGTPGKWVVKLVYARHALYEGTYRRYHPELNLQSTAASFLEKAAEVANEIMVSGKFALHNTGAPQSDYATLFNSASLANNKEVLLASIYDQDQNRNGNNNSNVIDYEMSPSRDLVQSYLMKDGKRFTSQPGYETFGFVKEFENRDPRLSQTLMYPGFIMAGNTAPYVQRLNKNFTGYHQLKGYINTTDTKVNNSVDFPAYRYAEALLIYAEAKAELETLTLADLDKSINLLRARAGMPSLLMMVANADVDPLMAGKYPAVAGANKGVILEIRRERRVEFAAEGYRFDDLMRWHAGKALEKIPEGMYFPGLGKYDLTGDGVEDIILISESASIPPASAQETNSLGVRLVYYKAGNFGENVTVYLKNGQNGGAIVTDNRMRTFIEPQYYYRPIPFNQLTLNPKLAPQLFGWE is encoded by the coding sequence ATGAAAAAGCATCATATCTGTCTCTTCCTCTGCATGGCATTTGTTATGGCATCATGCAAGAAAGACTTCATGGACCGTTTCCCCCAAACTTCCATTCCACCTGACCTGTTTTTCAATACTGAAGAAGACCTTCAGTTATACGTGAATGGCCTGGTATCCATACCTGGCCGCGGTAATTACCTGGCCGATCAGAACACCGATGATAAGGCCACCACCGGCGCGCAGGAAATCAAATCCATGATGACCGGTACGCCGAATTCGCAGAACATCACCAGCGGCTGGAGTTGGGGACGGCTCCGGAACATTAATTATTTTCTGGAAAATTATGACCGCGCCGCGGTTCCCCAGGCTACCAAAAACCACTATGCCGGATTGGCGCGCTATTACCGGGCTGAATTTTATATGGGCATGGTAAAACGTTTTTCTAATGTGCCCTGGTATTCAACCACATTGACGCCAGGAGATGACCAGGCCCTTTACAAAGCACGGGATCCAAGGGCTCTGGTGATCGACAGCATCATGGCCGATCTTGCATTCGCGTCTGCCCATGTCCGTGAAACCGTGCCCACCGGCACCCCCGGGAAATGGGTCGTAAAGCTGGTTTATGCCAGACACGCCTTGTATGAGGGTACTTACCGCCGTTACCATCCCGAACTCAACCTGCAGAGCACCGCCGCCTCTTTTCTGGAGAAAGCGGCCGAAGTAGCCAATGAAATCATGGTATCTGGTAAGTTCGCCCTGCACAACACGGGTGCGCCGCAAAGCGATTATGCGACCCTGTTCAACAGCGCCAGTCTTGCGAACAACAAAGAAGTATTGCTGGCCAGTATTTACGACCAGGATCAGAACAGGAACGGCAACAACAACAGCAATGTGATCGACTATGAAATGTCACCCTCCCGCGATCTGGTGCAATCCTATCTTATGAAAGATGGTAAACGCTTTACAAGCCAGCCCGGGTACGAAACTTTTGGTTTCGTGAAAGAGTTTGAGAACAGGGATCCGCGCTTGTCGCAAACGTTGATGTATCCTGGCTTTATAATGGCCGGCAATACTGCGCCCTATGTGCAGCGGTTGAATAAAAACTTTACCGGATACCACCAACTGAAGGGCTATATCAACACTACGGATACCAAGGTAAACAACAGCGTGGACTTTCCGGCTTACCGCTATGCTGAGGCCCTGCTGATTTATGCTGAAGCCAAAGCGGAACTTGAAACGCTTACACTGGCGGACCTGGATAAATCCATCAACCTGCTTCGTGCACGCGCAGGCATGCCGTCGTTGTTGATGATGGTGGCGAATGCGGATGTTGATCCCCTGATGGCGGGAAAGTATCCTGCTGTAGCGGGCGCTAATAAAGGGGTGATCCTCGAAATAAGACGGGAACGAAGGGTTGAGTTTGCAGCAGAAGGTTACCGGTTCGATGATCTCATGCGTTGGCACGCCGGGAAAGCGCTGGAGAAAATCCCGGAAGGCATGTATTTCCCGGGTCTCGGCAAATACGACCTTACGGGTGATGGCGTGGAGGATATTATTCTGATCAGTGAGTCCGCGTCGATCCCACCGGCAAGCGCGCAGGAAACGAATTCCCTGGGCGTACGGTTGGTGTATTATAAAGCGGGGAATTTCGGCGAAAACGTAACGGTATACTTGAAGAATGGGCAGAACGGCGGGGCGATTGTAACCGATAACAGGATGCGCACGTTCATTGAACCGCAATACTATTACCGTCCTATACCTTTTAACCAACTTACCCTGAATCCAAAACTGGCCCCGCAGCTTTTCGGCTGGGAATAG
- a CDS encoding metallophosphoesterase, whose product MKRRTLIKTAGTLLTGSAMMAGEGGVFPERTGGGTKRKLALTVAHITDVHLPGSDSTAAERFTKCLADIRKSKVDFFLNGGDSIMDASYKDVTREKMLQQWDAWDRAMETIKGDAFYSCIGNHDPWWSVPDKGDAMYGKDYVVKRLRMPARYYSFSRNGWHFIVLDGNNKDISLDDTQYLWLEKELEQLPANTPTLLMSHFPVFGATPLLVGGNHSDNRKLKDLFYKHRDKVKVMLSGHNHLYDKTLYNGVLYCCNGAMSGFWWGKGDKDSAGPCYYLETPPGYAILKLYSDGWVENEYIAHGH is encoded by the coding sequence ATGAAAAGAAGAACACTCATCAAAACCGCCGGAACCCTACTTACAGGATCCGCCATGATGGCGGGCGAGGGGGGAGTGTTTCCGGAACGTACCGGCGGCGGAACAAAGAGAAAACTCGCCCTGACGGTGGCCCATATTACGGACGTGCATTTGCCGGGGTCCGACAGTACTGCAGCCGAACGTTTTACAAAATGCCTGGCAGATATCAGGAAATCTAAGGTTGATTTTTTCCTGAATGGGGGCGATTCTATCATGGATGCATCTTACAAGGATGTAACCCGGGAAAAGATGCTGCAGCAGTGGGATGCCTGGGACAGGGCGATGGAAACGATTAAAGGTGATGCGTTCTACAGTTGTATAGGCAACCACGACCCCTGGTGGTCCGTGCCGGATAAAGGAGATGCGATGTATGGAAAGGATTATGTGGTGAAACGCCTGAGGATGCCTGCACGGTATTACAGCTTTTCAAGGAACGGCTGGCATTTTATTGTGCTGGATGGCAACAACAAAGATATTTCCCTTGATGATACCCAGTACCTGTGGCTTGAAAAGGAACTGGAGCAGCTTCCCGCCAACACGCCCACACTGCTGATGTCGCATTTCCCCGTTTTCGGCGCCACACCATTGCTGGTTGGCGGTAACCATTCCGACAACAGGAAGCTCAAGGACCTGTTTTATAAACATCGCGACAAGGTAAAGGTGATGCTGAGCGGCCATAATCATTTGTATGACAAAACGCTCTACAATGGTGTTCTCTATTGCTGTAACGGCGCCATGAGCGGGTTTTGGTGGGGAAAGGGAGACAAGGATTCCGCCGGCCCCTGTTACTACCTGGAAACGCCGCCGGGATATGCCATTCTGAAACTTTACAGTGACGGGTGGGTGGAGAACGAGTACATTGCCCACGGACACTAA
- a CDS encoding alkaline phosphatase family protein yields the protein MNKITITIISATLLYFTAAAQPARKAMFVIVDGISADVIEKIATPALDSIAAVGGYTRAHVGGGKGDYTQTPTISAVGYNSLLTGTWVNKHNVWGNDIKRPNYHYPTIFRLFKSHYPQKKTAIFSSWEDNRTKLIGEGLPETGGIVLDHHFDGLEHDTVRYPHDKARDFMHRIDETVVNAAAEHIRKEAPDLSWVYLEYTDDMGHAYGDSEAFYRAVRLMDAQIGRLWEAIQYRIKNHDEDWVIYITTDHGRDAKTGKGHGGQSDRERSTWIVSNAKGLNTYYRTGNPGIVDIMPTLAGFLNIAVPRPILMEVDGIPLTGKVYASDLSANWENEDTLQVKWNVLEKQGTAGVWVSFSNHFNKGGEDKYELLMKVPVENGAALIPLKKKQAPFVKVVLETPTHFLNRWVGAEEGR from the coding sequence ATGAACAAAATAACCATAACAATAATCAGCGCGACGCTGCTGTATTTCACAGCTGCGGCGCAGCCCGCCCGCAAAGCCATGTTTGTGATTGTGGATGGCATTTCAGCCGATGTAATTGAAAAAATTGCTACACCCGCCCTTGATAGCATTGCCGCGGTGGGCGGATACACCCGTGCGCATGTTGGTGGAGGGAAGGGAGACTACACGCAAACGCCAACGATCTCAGCCGTTGGTTACAATAGTCTGCTTACGGGAACCTGGGTGAACAAACACAATGTATGGGGCAACGACATTAAGCGCCCGAATTATCATTACCCCACCATCTTCCGCTTATTCAAATCCCATTATCCACAGAAGAAAACAGCGATTTTCTCCAGTTGGGAGGACAACAGAACCAAACTCATTGGGGAAGGTCTCCCCGAAACAGGGGGCATCGTGCTGGACCATCATTTTGATGGACTGGAGCACGATACGGTGCGCTACCCGCACGACAAAGCGCGGGATTTTATGCACAGGATAGATGAGACGGTCGTAAATGCCGCCGCGGAGCATATACGCAAGGAAGCGCCCGATCTTTCCTGGGTATACCTGGAATACACCGATGATATGGGACACGCGTACGGCGACAGTGAAGCGTTCTACCGTGCGGTCCGTTTAATGGACGCACAGATCGGAAGACTGTGGGAGGCGATACAATACCGGATAAAAAACCACGATGAAGACTGGGTGATCTATATTACCACCGACCATGGCAGGGACGCTAAAACCGGCAAAGGGCATGGCGGCCAGTCCGACAGGGAAAGAAGCACCTGGATCGTGAGCAACGCAAAAGGATTGAATACCTATTACCGCACCGGAAATCCCGGCATTGTCGACATCATGCCCACGCTGGCCGGATTCCTGAACATTGCTGTTCCCAGGCCCATCCTCATGGAGGTTGACGGCATCCCGCTCACCGGTAAAGTATATGCTTCTGACCTTTCTGCCAATTGGGAAAATGAGGATACACTGCAAGTGAAATGGAACGTACTGGAAAAACAAGGTACCGCGGGTGTATGGGTGAGTTTCAGCAACCATTTCAATAAGGGCGGGGAGGACAAATATGAGTTGCTGATGAAGGTGCCCGTTGAGAACGGCGCTGCGCTTATTCCGCTAAAAAAGAAACAAGCCCCTTTTGTAAAGGTCGTGCTGGAAACGCCTACACATTTTCTGAACCGGTGGGTTGGCGCGGAAGAAGGACGGTAA